Proteins from a single region of Flavobacterium sp. K5-23:
- a CDS encoding GLPGLI family protein, whose translation MKNVFIALLFSNFLAAQQSIKVTYEQVTIYHDNFFNNFQEHERETIKKIFTTPQQFELINNGDYSTYESLKVKDKTILSNIPTTDEDINQGTIVKIPKTYILKNYSNNKSYTKTEIDEKEYYTERPFPEDEFIFTSDEKVIDNYKCKLAYQLPKLKPTDTIKYWYTQEIPVFDGPYYTAKIPGLVIRYERKQRVIYATKIEFFDKKIILDKLDRKIPLISDIEYEKIKEEDLKPKNYTDENGAVHTREARVYKGN comes from the coding sequence ATGAAAAATGTTTTTATTGCCCTATTATTTTCTAATTTTTTAGCCGCCCAACAAAGTATTAAGGTTACTTACGAACAAGTGACCATTTACCATGATAATTTTTTCAATAACTTTCAAGAACATGAACGTGAAACGATAAAAAAAATATTTACAACACCTCAACAGTTTGAATTAATCAATAACGGCGATTATTCGACATACGAAAGCTTGAAAGTAAAGGACAAAACTATACTCTCTAACATTCCTACCACAGATGAAGACATCAATCAAGGGACTATTGTCAAAATACCAAAAACCTATATTCTAAAAAATTACAGCAACAACAAAAGCTACACCAAAACCGAGATTGATGAGAAAGAATATTATACAGAAAGGCCATTCCCTGAGGATGAATTTATTTTTACATCTGACGAAAAGGTCATCGACAACTACAAATGCAAATTAGCCTACCAATTACCAAAGTTAAAACCAACAGATACCATAAAATATTGGTACACCCAAGAAATACCAGTTTTTGACGGCCCATATTATACGGCAAAAATTCCAGGATTGGTTATTAGATACGAAAGGAAACAAAGAGTGATTTATGCTACAAAAATCGAGTTTTTTGATAAAAAAATCATTCTTGATAAATTAGATAGAAAAATACCGTTAATTTCAGATATTGAATACGAAAAAATCAAGGAAGAAGATCTTAAACCAAAAAACTATACTGATGAGAATGGAGCGGTTCATACTAGAGAAGCCAGAGTTTATAAAGGAAATTAA
- a CDS encoding T9SS type A sorting domain-containing protein, whose product MKKNYFYIITLLVFLFSINLTAQETKQQPRTQETSVIEGLNLYPNPATNGRVYILTKNDLEKEVVIFDVLGKKVLQTMISSKELNISNLIPGVYIIKITENNSTATRKLIVR is encoded by the coding sequence ATGAAAAAAAACTACTTTTATATTATCACTTTATTGGTTTTCCTTTTTTCCATAAATCTAACAGCGCAGGAAACTAAGCAACAACCAAGAACCCAAGAAACTTCAGTAATTGAAGGCTTGAACTTGTACCCGAATCCCGCGACTAATGGGAGAGTGTACATTTTAACAAAAAACGATTTGGAAAAAGAAGTCGTTATATTTGATGTTTTGGGCAAGAAAGTTTTACAAACAATGATAAGCTCAAAAGAACTAAACATATCAAATCTTATTCCTGGTGTTTATATTATTAAAATAACTGAAAACAATAGCACAGCTACCAGAAAGCTAATTGTAAGATAA
- the tyrS gene encoding tyrosine--tRNA ligase has protein sequence MKNIISELQWRGLVHDIMPGTEEQLLKEMTTTYIGFDPTSDSLHIGSLVPIILLVHLKNFGHKPIALVGGATGMIGDPSGKSDERNLLDEATLNHNVAGIQGVLSRFLDFNSKEANAPVLVNNYDWMKNLSFINFARDVGKRITVNYMMAKDSVKKRLTGDGEGMSFTEFTYQLIQGYDFYHLHKEYNCLLQMGGSDQWGNITTGTELVRRMNTEGAKAYAMTCPLITKADGSKFGKSEGGNVWLTTDKTSVYKFYQFWLNTTDVDAEKYIKIFTFLDKEIIDALIEEHKVAPHLRVLQRKLAEELTVFVHSAEELDKAIKASNILFGNATAEDLKELDETTFLEVFDGVPQAEISRTEIEAGIDIVAVLNEKTGFLKSNGEARRALTANSISVNKEKVKEDFILSNKDLINNQFVLLQSGKKNYFVVRVV, from the coding sequence ATGAAAAATATTATTTCCGAATTACAATGGCGTGGATTGGTTCACGACATCATGCCAGGAACCGAAGAGCAACTCTTAAAAGAAATGACAACGACTTATATAGGATTTGACCCTACATCTGATTCTTTGCATATTGGGAGTTTAGTGCCAATTATTCTTTTGGTTCATTTGAAAAATTTTGGACATAAACCCATCGCCTTAGTGGGTGGTGCTACAGGTATGATTGGGGATCCTTCAGGGAAATCGGATGAAAGGAATTTATTAGATGAAGCTACTCTTAATCACAATGTAGCGGGAATACAAGGTGTGCTGTCTCGTTTTTTGGACTTTAATTCAAAAGAAGCAAACGCTCCGGTTTTAGTGAATAATTACGACTGGATGAAAAACTTGTCTTTTATTAATTTTGCTCGTGACGTGGGAAAACGCATCACGGTGAATTATATGATGGCTAAGGATTCTGTCAAAAAAAGATTGACTGGTGATGGAGAAGGAATGTCTTTTACCGAGTTCACCTACCAATTAATTCAAGGATACGACTTTTATCATTTACATAAAGAATACAACTGCCTGCTGCAAATGGGTGGTTCTGACCAATGGGGAAATATCACTACTGGTACAGAGTTAGTTCGTAGAATGAACACCGAAGGAGCAAAAGCGTATGCTATGACTTGTCCTTTAATCACTAAAGCGGATGGTTCTAAATTCGGTAAATCCGAAGGTGGGAATGTATGGCTGACTACTGATAAAACATCGGTTTATAAGTTTTACCAGTTTTGGTTGAATACTACTGATGTAGATGCTGAGAAGTATATCAAGATTTTTACTTTTTTAGACAAAGAGATCATTGATGCTTTGATTGAAGAGCATAAAGTGGCACCTCATTTAAGAGTTTTACAACGCAAATTAGCCGAAGAGCTGACTGTTTTTGTACACTCTGCAGAAGAATTAGATAAAGCGATTAAAGCGTCAAATATTCTTTTTGGAAATGCTACGGCAGAAGATTTAAAAGAATTAGACGAAACTACTTTTCTGGAAGTTTTTGACGGAGTTCCACAAGCAGAAATTTCAAGAACAGAAATTGAAGCCGGAATTGATATCGTAGCTGTTTTAAACGAAAAAACAGGGTTTTTGAAATCAAATGGAGAAGCAAGACGCGCTTTGACTGCCAACTCGATTTCAGTAAATAAAGAAAAAGTGAAGGAAGATTTTATTCTTTCGAACAAAGATTTAATCAACAACCAGTTCGTGTTGTTGCAAAGTGGAAAGAAAAACTATTTCGTAGTGAGAGTGGTTTAA
- a CDS encoding GLPGLI family protein: MKTIRTIVLLSLIYTNSFAQNTIKLTYQNTNTISKENLSSLPKEIQEVALIQMQNSYTASYLFLQGDDVFFLKKKEESENNQKGKIASNGNTIFKDLSLTVNSPEIRIQKNSKTNTYTHNENNKLNSGNLSKVIWNITTNKKKILGFNCTEAIGKYSTKTVTVYFTKEIKAKGSPNTIPFIDGVVLEYSTDKQSGIATKIEYKQPAIKNFFKQ, encoded by the coding sequence ATGAAAACAATTAGAACAATCGTACTGCTAAGCTTAATATACACAAACAGTTTTGCGCAAAACACCATAAAGTTAACCTATCAGAACACTAATACCATTTCAAAAGAAAATCTAAGCTCTTTACCAAAAGAAATACAAGAAGTAGCTTTAATACAAATGCAAAATTCATACACAGCTTCTTATTTATTTCTACAGGGTGATGATGTGTTTTTTCTTAAAAAAAAGGAAGAATCTGAAAATAATCAGAAAGGAAAAATAGCAAGTAACGGAAATACAATTTTTAAGGACTTATCATTAACGGTTAATTCCCCAGAAATAAGAATTCAAAAAAATTCTAAAACCAACACCTATACCCATAATGAAAACAACAAACTAAATTCCGGTAATTTATCCAAAGTAATATGGAATATCACTACGAATAAAAAGAAAATTCTAGGATTTAATTGTACGGAAGCTATTGGTAAATACAGCACCAAAACAGTAACCGTATATTTCACAAAAGAAATAAAAGCAAAAGGAAGTCCTAACACTATTCCATTTATAGATGGGGTTGTACTCGAATATAGTACGGACAAACAATCAGGAATTGCGACAAAAATAGAGTACAA
- a CDS encoding acyl transferase has translation MITASDIFTISSQKQFEKIALKVFRFQHENNIVYREFCDLLKVEPQKVKSVQQIPFLPIQFFKSHAVVSNTNQVEATFTSSGTTGMITSKHLVTDVSIYEESYRQGFSQFYGNIEDYVVLALLPSYLERGGSSLIYMVEDLIQLSNRPESGFYLHNHDELIKQLVELDQSGQNVILIGVTYALLDLIEKHKFQLQNTIIMETGGMKGKRKEMIREELHAQLCEGFGVKAIHSEYGMTELLSQAYSLGEGVFECPSWIQILIRDTEDALTYIPQGKTGGINVIDLANINSCSFIATQDLGKKNPNNSFEVLGRFDNSDIRGCNLMVI, from the coding sequence TTGATTACAGCCAGCGATATATTCACGATTTCGAGTCAAAAGCAATTTGAAAAAATAGCTTTGAAAGTTTTTCGTTTTCAACACGAGAACAACATAGTATATAGAGAATTTTGCGACTTATTGAAAGTGGAACCTCAAAAGGTAAAATCGGTACAACAAATTCCTTTTTTACCTATTCAGTTTTTTAAAAGCCACGCTGTGGTTTCGAATACAAACCAAGTTGAAGCAACTTTTACCAGTAGCGGCACAACCGGAATGATTACCAGCAAGCATCTCGTAACTGATGTTTCGATTTACGAGGAAAGTTACCGCCAAGGATTCTCCCAGTTTTATGGAAATATTGAAGACTATGTCGTTCTGGCGTTACTACCCTCTTACTTAGAGAGAGGAGGCTCTTCATTGATTTATATGGTCGAAGATTTGATTCAACTGTCTAACCGTCCCGAAAGCGGTTTTTACCTTCACAATCACGACGAACTAATCAAGCAACTTGTTGAATTAGACCAATCTGGACAAAATGTCATTCTTATTGGAGTTACTTATGCCTTACTCGATTTAATTGAAAAGCACAAATTTCAGTTGCAGAACACCATTATTATGGAAACCGGCGGTATGAAAGGCAAGCGAAAAGAAATGATTCGGGAAGAACTACACGCCCAACTCTGCGAAGGTTTTGGAGTGAAAGCCATTCACTCTGAATACGGAATGACTGAATTGCTTTCTCAAGCTTATTCTTTAGGGGAAGGTGTGTTTGAATGCCCTTCTTGGATTCAAATCTTGATTAGAGACACCGAAGACGCTTTGACTTATATTCCACAGGGAAAAACAGGCGGAATCAATGTAATCGATTTAGCTAACATCAATTCCTGTTCATTTATCGCCACGCAAGATTTGGGCAAAAAAAATCCCAACAACTCTTTCGAGGTATTGGGACGTTTTGATAATTCAGATATTCGTGGTTGCAACCTGATGGTTATTTAA